The Artemia franciscana chromosome 13, ASM3288406v1, whole genome shotgun sequence genomic sequence TACAAAATGACTGATCCAGAAATTCTCTAACTCTTCTCGTTTTTGAACTATTGACAGAAAAGCGGATTGACCCAATTTTTAGCTCGGATAAGCAGCGGCATCTATCCAGTGTGAATGCGTCAGGGTTCACCCGGCCAGATAGATTTTCCAAGATAAGCTGAATAGAACAAGTCAAGCAAAGGAGTCTAAACACAAAATTATGGAGGACCTTAAACTTGATTTGCACTTGAGTGGAGCTTGATGCAAGAGGTGTAGACACTGAAGGTAGGTTTTACTTGTGAAACATATTTACAGTACAAAGGTTGTTGATATGTCCTGCTCTGAATGCCCAGGTCAGGCAGAAGCCAGGCACATGACCAAGTAATAACTAATAAATAAGTTGAATAGCATAGGCTAGTGGAAACTGTTTTTCATTAAACATTGTTCATTGAAGAATTCTCTACTTAAGCAGCCATAGAATAAATTGCAGCTACagttatttacattttattgcTGTTTTGACAGTTCTCTAGCCTACTCTTTTGGGTTCTCAAATACCAGTGAGTGTTGACCTCTTGAGACTTGACTTGTGTAAACGGTCTCTCTTTTCTGGTTCTTAAATGACTAAGCCAGGATCCGGGTTCCAGACTGGGGACAGGATCCCGGTTCGTCGACTAGTTTAACGAAGTCCAAGGAGGTCTGTGATTGGCTGCTGGAGACAAGTCTCCGCCTTATTGCTATTTTGACAGTTCTCTAGCCTACTCTTTTGGGTTCTCAACTACCGGTGAGTGTTGACCTCTTGTGTGAACAGTCTCTCTTTTCTGGTTCTTAAATGACTAATATCATTGagttaaaagaaaatactaatcCAGTTAAGTGATATCTAGGGATAgtctagttttttcttttagcaatAATCCCAGCATCACACTTAATTCACAGGCTAATGTTCTACTCTGCTTCTTGCTTAGTGTTGGGCAATATTCGATATTGATAATGATATATCAATATATCAGACCAAATATTGATATTGAATAGCAAAACGTAAATATCGATATTGAAAACGATATTTATTCAGTTCTAATTATTGTAAATTATCCAACATAAGTTACACTTATATATCCAAAACTGGAGCAATATGTTCTTTGTAATTCGGTTTCTATTTATTCGAAGTTTGATTTCATGCAAAGTGCTTTCTGACGACAATTTTTGTtcttaaattttggcaaaaCGAGACCAATACTATAGCAAAACATGGTACCGAAATATTGATATATTGATTATCGAATATTGAAAGTGAAAATATCAATATAtcaaaaaatccaaatatcGCCCAACACTATTCTTGCTGTCAGTCCTTTTTACtgagttaatagtagtagccaaAGTGATTTTGTTGCTTGCTTGTATTCTACTCTCTACTCACTGTCGGAATCCTTTCAAGTAGACCAAATTCTGTTCTACTTGACAGGAATTCTTGCCAGTGTAAACGCTACATTAATTTACTCCTATAATACAAGTTGTACAACAAATGCAAAACTAGGTTTGAATCTAGAGAAATATCACAGACTGTTAAGCCATAAACAAATGTTATTTTCCCAGTATTGTTAGCTATATTTTAACATGAACTTTTCCAGGTATACAATTTCCTCACTAATTTATTATTTCAGATGGAAAAACTACAGAAAACGGTTGGATTTCTTGAGAgccccaaaaaaataagaaagactGATTTTTCTTTATGCTTTGTTTGCCaagatgaaaagaaagaaaacctgTCAATCATCAAAAGCTCTAAGAAGCTACTTGAGACATTGGAAACATCTGCTGATCCCAAGTTCAGAAGATTGCTGACTGAGGCATCAAAagacagttttttgtttaaaagtcgAAAATGGCATTCCAGCTGTCACCGCCAGCTTATGTACACCATCAGGAAAGGAACTTCTGCTCCAGAGGGGTGTTCCAGCACTGAAAATGTAAGCACTACCAGAAAAAAAACGCGTTCGGAACCTGCAGCCATTTCCTTCTCATACAAAActtgttgtttgttttgctcCAAAACAggaagcagtaaaaaaaactctctAAAGTTATCCAATGTTGAAACTTTTTCTTGCAGTGAAGCTATTGTCCTGAAAGCTAATCTTCTCTGGCTCACACTGCCAGTGGTATTTAGCAGAGTTAGTGGGACTGACCTTATAGCAGCTGAGGCAAAGTACCACAAAAAGTGCATTGACAAATTTATGGCTACAAAGCCAAAATGTGATGTTGTGCATGATGTgaacaaaacaatatttgccCTGTTCTTAGAAGGGGTTGAGTCTAGGCTTAAAGAAGGAAGGATTTACCACATTTctgatttcaaagaaaagctaagaAAAGTTTTGATTGACAATGGACTTGTTTGGCAGAAGCATAGACTGCTTTGGCTTAAAAGAAGTTTGGACAGACATTTCGGGAGCCAGCTAATCAAGTTTGTGGATCCTAGAAAAGGGACGTTTTACCATCTGAAAGGAACAGTTTTGGCTGGCGATATGGCAGCACAAGTTAAGGCGATGATTGAAGAATTTGAATACAGGGCTGTTCTAATGGACTCAGATGATGCTGGTAGTGACAGCTCAGATTCGACTGTGATAGATTCTGACGTAGCTGCAACATCGAAATCTGTGACATCGAGTGATGAAGAACTTGGTGATTGTTCGTTTATTGATGTGGGGAATGATGATGGAGAAGGTGAGAATGGAACCCGACCCAGGAGGTCTTCAGTGGTATCAGAAAGTGGAAATTCAGGTCCTAGTAGACTTAGTGATAAATACAAAatggaagaaagaaaaaacttcttttatctGATGACTAAAGCCAAGGCTCAACTAGTGGACAGTGCAAAGGATTTCAAAGAAAGCAAAAGCAGCATTGATTTGACTTATGATGCAGCAGACAGCCTAGTTCCACCACTGCTCTATAACATCATTGCATTTCTGATTGGTGACGTATCAGACCCCCCTGTCGACAGTGATACCAAATACAGTCTTGATGAACAGACGAGAGAGAAGGTTTTAAATTTAGCTCAAGACATCATGTTTCAGTCCNNNNNNNNNNNNNNNNNNNNNNNNNNNNNNNNNNNNNNNNNNNNNNNNNNNNNNNNNNNNNNNNNNNNNNNNNNNNNNNNNNNNNNNNNNNNNNNNNNNNAAAGACAGTTCTTTTGTCAACCTctgtggcgtcaattcacgaaaactAACAGGGggcataatgttttttttttcttcaaaatctaggcAGGGGCTTTATAAGTTGTATCCAATTTTCCAATGAAAGTActtaaaacgtgttttttatagaaaattcaaaaatagggtttttttcaaaatacaaggGGAATCAGGGAGGACCAAAACACCACTACACTCACCCTCAATTGGCGTCACTTTTTATCCTTTATGCATATGGTGTGCATAGGCATATGCACATatgcacatatatatatatatatatatatatatatatatatatatatatatatatatatatatatatatatatatatatatatatatatatatatatatatatatatatatatatatatatatatatatatatatatatatatatatatatatatatatacttatatttacCTATGTATACTTATATATTCTATTaccatatataaatatatatacacttACAGATTTTGTTCTGAATCTTTTTCCATCCGTTTGTGTTTTCATTATGCACAATAATATTCCTTTACCAACACATTTAACACAATAGTTATCAGTACAACCTGAGGTGTAAGGCTATGGCACAATCAAATCCATTTTTCATTGAGAAAAGTAGCACTTAATATCCGTTAGTACTTACTATCAAGGATTCCTAAAGAAACTAACTTTCCTATGGATATTTTCTAGGGAAGAAACAGCATTGCGCCAGGATTGAACCGTTTCTGCTTTCCTAAAAATGTACCGAGATAACTGTTCGTGGGGAACACATATTTTTGTTGCATGTTATCAACTGCATTTATGAAGGACTATAAGAATAGTTTCTgtgaaattattttctattagtCTTTTGTAAgcagttttaatattttagaataCAAACCCTCTcccaaaaaagataattttggcAGAGGTTTCAGATTTTTCCTTAAAACAGTGACGAACGGTAAGCATAGTGCATTAATGTTAGCCGGAACAGCGGATCTTACTATTATAAATACTATTATATTAAGGGCTGAATTAATTAAtcagtattattttttattcatatctTTGCAAATAAACCAAAAAGTGTCAATAATCCAAGGGTTTTTGAAACTTAGAAGCTCGTTGTAAGCTCCTTAACTTAGACTAGTAGTCTTCAGCCTTTTCAAATTCTGTAACCCTTAGAAAAGATTTTCATCATTGACCACCTCCTTTTGTAGCACTATTAACCATCTATAGTACTTTTaagaaattagttttattttcaacgTCAACTTAATAAAGACTGAGCTTTAAAGACACCAAATATGTAATTATGATGTTAGAAAATACGACGAAATCTAACTGaactattttcgaaaaaaaagttacaagaaaaaacattgtatacattattattataagtcGTAAAACAATACTAAACCTAAATTGGATAcaattttcaacataatttcAGTCCAACGAAACTTTTGCAATGTTATCTTTTGAACAATTTAGCATGAATATTTATGAAGAGACAACTACTTAcattaactatattttttgacattagaaaagcttttgatacaATAGAACATGCAGTTCTTTTTGATAGATTGGAAAATATAGGAATTCGTGGAATAGCTCTTAATCTAGTGAGATCTTATTTATTAGAGAGAAGTTTTACAGTCAAAGTTGATGAGGAATCATTTCGtatttttcctttagaaaatatGTGGGTTCTACAAGGTCTGTATTTGGGGCCGTTACTTTTTTGATATATATACAAATGACCTTCCAAACTGCTTCCCTTCGGACGATGAATTACCAATACTGTTTGCAGATGAAACAGCAATTAATTTGAAGGCAGGCAACGAGAAGGACCTACGAGTGGCCCTCGAAAAtgttacttttaatttaaattcttggtTTCATGCTAATCGACTAATACCTAACCTAGAGAGGTCGGAATTCGTGGTTTTTGGGAGAAGTTTGGGAGCAGTGAAGCGTGTGTCATTTAAAACTATTAGTATTGGAACTTCATCCATAAAAAGAGTGCGTGGATTTAGATATTTAGGTATTTAAATTGACTCTACTCTGTCTTTTAAGGCACATATTAATAAACTCGAGGAAACAGTGTCTAGGAATCTCGGCTGTTTGCATAGAGTAAAGTTCCTGTTTCCTtacaaaataataggaaaattatatttttcattagtggaatgctattttcaatattgcccgACCGTTTGGATGTTAAAATTCCATTCACATTTACGGAGACTCCAAATTGTCCAAAGCAAGTCAATAAGAAtccttgaccttttttttaaaacacgaTAGGAAGACAAAAGAAATATCTAAAACCAAAACAtcgtttttatttcttaatattcttcatttacaacaaatttttcaccttaatataggCATATGGTTTTTAGAAATCCAGCTTAGAGATAATTTTTGCAATAACATGAAACtcttggttgaaaataaacatagtcatttatcaagagcaaggaataagtttatttttctttctattaaaaatgagaGATCAAGCCTAAGTTTAAGATATAAACTTCCTGAGGTTACTAATAATGATaaactatttgatttaataagtgagtcaccatcactctatacattataaaaagaaattaaaagagatAGTTCTTTGTGCCTATAGTAACGGGAACTGAATgtaaaatgatttatttataaattatttttataagccCCATACGTGTCTCCATGAGTCGATTTTTTGGcttcttctttctcttt encodes the following:
- the LOC136035051 gene encoding uncharacterized protein LOC136035051, which codes for MEKLQKTVGFLESPKKIRKTDFSLCFVCQDEKKENLSIIKSSKKLLETLETSADPKFRRLLTEASKDSFLFKSRKWHSSCHRQLMYTIRKGTSAPEGCSSTENVSTTRKKTRSEPAAISFSYKTCCLFCSKTGSSKKNSLKLSNVETFSCSEAIVLKANLLWLTLPVVFSRVSGTDLIAAEAKYHKKCIDKFMATKPKCDVVHDVNKTIFALFLEGVESRLKEGRIYHISDFKEKLRKVLIDNGLVWQKHRLLWLKRSLDRHFGSQLIKFVDPRKGTFYHLKGTVLAGDMAAQVKAMIEEFEYRAVLMDSDDAGSDSSDSTVIDSDVAATSKSVTSSDEELGDCSFIDVGNDDGEGENGTRPRRSSVVSESGNSGPSRLSDKYKMEERKNFFYLMTKAKAQLVDSAKDFKESKSSIDLTYDAADSLVPPLLYNIIAFLIGDVSDPPVDSDTKYSLDEQTREKVLNLAQDIMFQVLAAIEPRRSLLTVRYHKLFDINGNSDHCPPLAKKLTIIQIGDNAAPARPFVIVYGRNGIPFVPQPGKGVGDHLHPIMQRCGPIKTFRHRVCQNAGQTRPTRPKQDHCSVEPMDPRGHFGGPCMLIRPLVGGAVTIHTKSRFGGGIYGFISDD